Proteins encoded within one genomic window of Arachis ipaensis cultivar K30076 chromosome B08, Araip1.1, whole genome shotgun sequence:
- the LOC107613266 gene encoding transcription factor MYB48 isoform X2, translating to MGKMVNEEQQKQSQKQEFRKGPWTEQEDLKLVSFVGLFGDRKWDFIAKVSGLNRTGKSCRLRWVNYLHPGLKRGKLTPFEEKLVLDLHSKWGNRWSRIARKLPGRTDNEIKNYFRTHMRKKAQEEKRALASPSSSSCHSSLSSNNNNNQAVDSHASKKAGEESFYDTGGPVMTVDCSTDLKEEEGFSMDDIWKDIELCEEKNIVVYDGNKSEEGCNFSSPPSWEYSSDPLWVMDEQSVLFPTSDPYFSSFLTG from the exons atgggaAAAATGGTTAACGAGGAGCAACAGAAGCAATCGCAGAAGCAGGAATTTCGAAAGGGTCCATGGACGGAGCAGGAGGACTTGAAGTTAGTTTCATTTGTGGGGCTGTTTGGAGACAGGAAATGGGACTTTATAGCAAAGGTTTCAG GTCTCAATCGAACTGGTAAGAGCTGCCGCCTCCGCTGGGTTAACTACCTCCACCCCGGCCTCAAACGTGGCAAGCTCACTCCCTTTGAAGAGAAGCTTGTCTTGGACCTCCACTCCAAGTGGGGCAATAG ATGGTCAAGAATTGCCCGGAAGCTGCCCGGGCGCACGGACAACGAGATCAAGAATTACTTTAGGACTCACATGAGGAAGAAGGCTCAAGAGGAGAAGCGCGCGCTTGCATCACCAAGTTCTTCAAGCTGCCATTCCTCACTCTcttcaaacaacaacaacaaccaagcTGTTGATTCGCATGCTTCCAAGAAAGCTGGAGAAGAGAGCTTCTATGACACAGGGGGGCCGGTCATGACTGTGGACTGCTCAACCGatttgaaggaagaagaagggttCTCCATGGATGATATATGGAAAGATATTGAGCTTTGTGAAGAGAAGAACATTGTTGTTTATGatgggaataagagtgaagagggTTGCAACTTCTCAAGTCCACCATCATGGGAGTATTCTTCTGACCCACTTTGGGTGATGGATGAACAAAGTGTGTTATTCCCAACTAGTGACCCATATTTTTCCTCATTTCTAACTGGCTAA
- the LOC107613266 gene encoding transcription factor MYB48 isoform X3, with translation MDGAGGLEVSFICGAVWRQEMGLYSKGFRFEGGGRHLIGLNRTGKSCRLRWVNYLHPGLKRGKLTPFEEKLVLDLHSKWGNRWSRIARKLPGRTDNEIKNYFRTHMRKKAQEEKRALASPSSSSCHSSLSSNNNNNQAVDSHASKKAGEESFYDTGGPVMTVDCSTDLKEEEGFSMDDIWKDIELCEEKNIVVYDGNKSEEGCNFSSPPSWEYSSDPLWVMDEQSVLFPTSDPYFSSFLTG, from the exons ATGGACGGAGCAGGAGGACTTGAAGTTAGTTTCATTTGTGGGGCTGTTTGGAGACAGGAAATGGGACTTTATAGCAAAGGTTTCAGGTTTGAAGGTGGCGGGAGACACTTGATAG GTCTCAATCGAACTGGTAAGAGCTGCCGCCTCCGCTGGGTTAACTACCTCCACCCCGGCCTCAAACGTGGCAAGCTCACTCCCTTTGAAGAGAAGCTTGTCTTGGACCTCCACTCCAAGTGGGGCAATAG ATGGTCAAGAATTGCCCGGAAGCTGCCCGGGCGCACGGACAACGAGATCAAGAATTACTTTAGGACTCACATGAGGAAGAAGGCTCAAGAGGAGAAGCGCGCGCTTGCATCACCAAGTTCTTCAAGCTGCCATTCCTCACTCTcttcaaacaacaacaacaaccaagcTGTTGATTCGCATGCTTCCAAGAAAGCTGGAGAAGAGAGCTTCTATGACACAGGGGGGCCGGTCATGACTGTGGACTGCTCAACCGatttgaaggaagaagaagggttCTCCATGGATGATATATGGAAAGATATTGAGCTTTGTGAAGAGAAGAACATTGTTGTTTATGatgggaataagagtgaagagggTTGCAACTTCTCAAGTCCACCATCATGGGAGTATTCTTCTGACCCACTTTGGGTGATGGATGAACAAAGTGTGTTATTCCCAACTAGTGACCCATATTTTTCCTCATTTCTAACTGGCTAA
- the LOC107613266 gene encoding transcription factor MYB48 isoform X1, which produces MDGAGGLEVSFICGAVWRQEMGLYSKGFRFEGGGRHLIGNAYLGMMLFETATPFNHPILYVFVVGLNRTGKSCRLRWVNYLHPGLKRGKLTPFEEKLVLDLHSKWGNRWSRIARKLPGRTDNEIKNYFRTHMRKKAQEEKRALASPSSSSCHSSLSSNNNNNQAVDSHASKKAGEESFYDTGGPVMTVDCSTDLKEEEGFSMDDIWKDIELCEEKNIVVYDGNKSEEGCNFSSPPSWEYSSDPLWVMDEQSVLFPTSDPYFSSFLTG; this is translated from the exons ATGGACGGAGCAGGAGGACTTGAAGTTAGTTTCATTTGTGGGGCTGTTTGGAGACAGGAAATGGGACTTTATAGCAAAGGTTTCAGGTTTGAAGGTGGCGGGAGACACTTGATAGGTAATGCTTATTTGGGCATGATGCTTTTTGAAACCGCCACTCCCTTTAACCACCCAATTCTATATGTTTTCGTTGTAGGTCTCAATCGAACTGGTAAGAGCTGCCGCCTCCGCTGGGTTAACTACCTCCACCCCGGCCTCAAACGTGGCAAGCTCACTCCCTTTGAAGAGAAGCTTGTCTTGGACCTCCACTCCAAGTGGGGCAATAG ATGGTCAAGAATTGCCCGGAAGCTGCCCGGGCGCACGGACAACGAGATCAAGAATTACTTTAGGACTCACATGAGGAAGAAGGCTCAAGAGGAGAAGCGCGCGCTTGCATCACCAAGTTCTTCAAGCTGCCATTCCTCACTCTcttcaaacaacaacaacaaccaagcTGTTGATTCGCATGCTTCCAAGAAAGCTGGAGAAGAGAGCTTCTATGACACAGGGGGGCCGGTCATGACTGTGGACTGCTCAACCGatttgaaggaagaagaagggttCTCCATGGATGATATATGGAAAGATATTGAGCTTTGTGAAGAGAAGAACATTGTTGTTTATGatgggaataagagtgaagagggTTGCAACTTCTCAAGTCCACCATCATGGGAGTATTCTTCTGACCCACTTTGGGTGATGGATGAACAAAGTGTGTTATTCCCAACTAGTGACCCATATTTTTCCTCATTTCTAACTGGCTAA